TGTTGGCCAGTTCATGCAGAAAAATGCAGAGAGCATCTACGGCACGAGGACGTTGCCCCTCTATCCCTATGATATTGACTGGGGATTCTTTACTGCCAAGAAGGGAAAACTGTTCCTTCATATCTTTGAAGAAAAGGAGCAAGCATACTTGCTCAATATTGCCAATACACCGGTTCGTTGCTACAGACTTTCCGATGGACTGGAATTGAAACTGAAAATTCGAGTCACTTGTGAAGGGGACTCAAGCTGGCTCATCAATCTACCTCCGAGGGAAGATGATGAAGTAGACCAAGTCATCTGTATTGAGCTCGCAGAGGATGACGTACTATTTGAACCTATCAGGGGATGAAACACAAACCAATGATGTACCCAGAAGATATACTCACCGATGACACCTATGATTTCCTGAACATTGAACGACCTGTAGCTGCACCACTATACCAAACATCGTTGTTTACGTTTCCTACTGTGCAAAGTCTCCGTGAGGCACTAGGCGATGAGAGAAGTACCCACCTGTACTCCAGAGGCAACAATCCGACGGTTGAACAGGTAGAGAAAAGGCTTGCATTGCTGGAGGGGGGAGAATGCGCAAAACTCTTCTCTTCTGGAGTGGCTGCAATAGCGAGTGCCATACTGTCCAATGTCAAACAAGATGACCATATCATTTGCAGCACAGATGCGTACACGTGGGCGAAATACATTTCCGGTACGTATCTCAAGCGTTTTGGCATCACTGTCACGTTTGTGGATACCACCAATCTGGAAGCAGTCGAGCAAGCTATCACGAAACAGACAAAGGTGATCTATCTTGAAAGTCCTGGAACACTTATGCTGCGTGTGCAAGACCTAAGAAAACTTGCAGCGTTGGCAAGAACGCATGGCATCACCACCATTGTTGATAATACCTGGGCAACGCCGATCTACCAGAACCCACTGCAATTTGGTATCGATCTGGTGGTCCATTCCGCTTCAAAGTATATCGGTGGCCACAGTGACATAATCGGGGGTGTCGTGGTAGGAAGCAAGGAGAGAGTGGACCATATCTTCAAGACTGAGTTCCTTCCCATCGGGCATGTTCCCGACCCCTTCCAAGCATGGCTCATCCAGCGAGGAATGAGAACATTACACGTCCGGCTCGATTACCATTACCAAAGTGCATTGAAGGTATGTGACTTTCTCTATGATCATGCTGCTGTAGAGCAGGTGTACTACCCGATGCATCCAAAAAGTCCGTACTACGCACTTGCAAGCTCGCAAATGAGTGGGGGGTCGGGATTGTTGTCGGTTCGCCTGAAATCCAGCAACCGAGACAAG
The sequence above is drawn from the uncultured Sphaerochaeta sp. genome and encodes:
- a CDS encoding aminotransferase class I/II-fold pyridoxal phosphate-dependent enzyme — encoded protein: MMYPEDILTDDTYDFLNIERPVAAPLYQTSLFTFPTVQSLREALGDERSTHLYSRGNNPTVEQVEKRLALLEGGECAKLFSSGVAAIASAILSNVKQDDHIICSTDAYTWAKYISGTYLKRFGITVTFVDTTNLEAVEQAITKQTKVIYLESPGTLMLRVQDLRKLAALARTHGITTIVDNTWATPIYQNPLQFGIDLVVHSASKYIGGHSDIIGGVVVGSKERVDHIFKTEFLPIGHVPDPFQAWLIQRGMRTLHVRLDYHYQSALKVCDFLYDHAAVEQVYYPMHPKSPYYALASSQMSGGSGLLSVRLKSSNRDKIEQAVDSMKMFRLGVSWGGYESLVFPTLATKEGESSILRLHIGLEHTETILEDLDHAFSLLKETV